A genomic region of Fodinisporobacter ferrooxydans contains the following coding sequences:
- a CDS encoding YdcF family protein: protein MIPFKKRYYAVVLTAIISIMIVIALVARFAGTFLYLNQQPIRSDAIIVLSGGAERVAKGVRLYREGYSRYIILSNAFDTKPVKPIDQIKQYNIPKKSVILETKAQSTYENALFTEKLVKEHHFTSVIVVSSNYHMRRVAFNFGKVYSGTGIRLTYCASNDPRFHPHRWWANSFSLITTLDEYIKLAGNALGINGLAAKKVLNQINHFLL from the coding sequence GTGATTCCGTTTAAAAAACGTTACTATGCAGTTGTGCTGACAGCAATCATTAGTATTATGATTGTGATTGCTTTGGTTGCCAGGTTTGCCGGGACATTTCTCTATTTGAATCAACAACCGATACGATCAGATGCCATTATCGTTTTAAGTGGAGGGGCGGAAAGGGTGGCAAAAGGTGTCCGGCTTTATCGTGAAGGATATTCCAGGTATATCATTCTTTCCAATGCATTTGATACAAAACCCGTAAAACCAATCGACCAGATCAAACAATATAACATACCCAAAAAATCGGTCATTCTTGAAACAAAAGCGCAAAGTACGTACGAAAATGCACTGTTTACGGAAAAATTGGTGAAAGAGCATCATTTTACATCTGTCATTGTCGTTTCATCCAATTATCATATGAGAAGGGTTGCATTTAATTTCGGCAAGGTTTACAGCGGAACGGGCATTCGTCTGACCTATTGTGCATCGAATGATCCGCGATTTCATCCGCATCGTTGGTGGGCCAATTCATTCAGCTTGATTACTACATTGGATGAATATATCAAATTAGCGGGAAACGCTTTAGGCATAAATGGTTTGGCGGCAAAAAAAGTGTTGAATCAAATCAACCATTTTCTGTTGTAG
- a CDS encoding TetR/AcrR family transcriptional regulator: MEKLDKKDIQKIRMMEYFITATVKIMEDEGIQNVTIRKVADIAGYNSATIYNYFQEISHLIFFAAMTFLKKYYDALPKYIKSAANPLEKYILIWECFCKFSFDEPETYHAIFIANLGIQAEDFQDYYTIFPKDIIDIPEELMPMVLESNLSKRGRIALERSVKEGYIKAENAEEINEMATLVWTGMLTLFLNNRRNYTKEQVVRETMKYIRQIVLNVNYFDFRS; encoded by the coding sequence TTGGAAAAATTAGATAAAAAAGACATTCAAAAAATTCGAATGATGGAATATTTTATCACAGCAACAGTCAAAATTATGGAAGATGAAGGAATACAAAATGTCACGATACGGAAAGTCGCTGATATAGCGGGTTACAATAGTGCAACAATTTACAACTATTTTCAAGAAATTTCCCATTTGATTTTCTTTGCTGCAATGACTTTTTTAAAAAAGTATTACGATGCTCTGCCGAAATATATTAAATCGGCTGCAAACCCTTTGGAAAAATATATTTTAATCTGGGAGTGTTTTTGTAAATTCTCTTTTGATGAACCGGAAACGTATCATGCAATTTTTATTGCTAACTTAGGTATTCAAGCAGAAGATTTTCAAGATTATTACACAATTTTTCCTAAAGATATCATCGATATTCCTGAAGAATTAATGCCAATGGTATTAGAATCCAATCTATCTAAAAGGGGAAGAATCGCATTAGAAAGAAGTGTTAAGGAAGGATATATAAAAGCAGAAAATGCTGAAGAAATTAATGAAATGGCAACATTGGTATGGACAGGAATGCTTACATTGTTTTTGAACAACAGAAGAAATTATACTAAAGAGCAAGTAGTACGAGAAACAATGAAATATATTCGGCAAATTGTATTAAATGTTAATTATTTTGATTTTCGTTCATAA
- a CDS encoding MFS transporter translates to MSSKALIEDAPFTSFHRKLTIYSSGGPFLDGYILSIIGIALSQLSPQLHLSALWSGLIGASALAGIFLGGLVFGYVSDLLGRQALYTIDLIIFIVGSILQFFVSNAVELFILRLIVGIAIGADYPITTALLGEFLPRKQRGPLVGSLFCTWYVGATAAYIVGYLLLGTGPNAWRWMLASSVVPAVIIVLLRFGTPESPRWLLSKGRIDEARQVIHQVFGPEYDIESLGEVQEKTRFTKLFEPGYLGRVLFVGAFYMLQIIPLFAMYTFGPEILAAFHLDKGNASILGSALISLFFLIGVIPAMLLVNKLGRRKLIIFSFLFMTIGLFIDALFPNGSVGVVLAGFLIYALFSGGPNVLDLVYPSELFPTDVRASAVGVTTAISRIGAFVGTFAVPFALTNMGIGTTMYIATGLTFLGLIICVAFAPETKNTTLGESSVVKNSRTGAIASRHSLQQTDILD, encoded by the coding sequence ATGAGTTCTAAGGCATTGATAGAAGATGCGCCGTTTACTTCGTTTCATCGAAAGCTAACGATCTATTCTTCCGGCGGGCCGTTTCTGGATGGGTATATTTTAAGTATAATTGGGATCGCACTGTCTCAATTATCTCCCCAGTTGCATCTGAGTGCTCTATGGAGCGGTCTGATTGGCGCTTCTGCACTGGCAGGCATCTTTTTAGGCGGTCTTGTGTTTGGCTATGTATCCGACTTGCTCGGCCGCCAGGCACTCTACACGATAGACTTAATCATATTTATTGTTGGTTCAATTTTGCAATTTTTTGTCAGCAACGCGGTTGAGCTCTTTATTTTGCGTCTAATAGTCGGCATCGCAATTGGTGCAGATTATCCGATTACAACAGCACTGCTTGGAGAATTCCTGCCGCGCAAGCAGCGAGGGCCGCTGGTTGGTTCTTTATTTTGTACATGGTACGTTGGAGCAACTGCAGCTTATATAGTTGGCTATCTTTTGCTCGGAACTGGGCCAAACGCATGGCGGTGGATGCTGGCAAGCAGTGTAGTACCAGCTGTCATCATCGTACTACTCCGATTTGGGACGCCGGAGTCTCCTCGCTGGCTTCTCAGCAAGGGCCGGATTGATGAGGCGCGTCAGGTTATTCATCAAGTGTTTGGACCTGAATATGATATTGAATCATTAGGTGAGGTTCAAGAAAAAACACGCTTTACAAAATTGTTTGAGCCTGGGTACTTAGGGCGCGTCCTGTTTGTCGGCGCGTTTTATATGCTGCAAATTATTCCGTTGTTTGCAATGTATACGTTTGGTCCGGAAATTCTCGCTGCCTTCCATCTCGACAAAGGAAACGCAAGTATTCTAGGCTCTGCTTTGATTAGTTTGTTTTTCTTAATCGGTGTCATCCCAGCAATGCTCCTTGTGAACAAACTGGGGCGGCGGAAGCTCATCATCTTTTCCTTTCTCTTCATGACCATTGGGCTGTTCATCGATGCGCTTTTCCCGAACGGATCTGTCGGGGTCGTTCTCGCGGGATTTTTAATTTACGCACTCTTTTCCGGAGGCCCCAATGTGTTGGATCTGGTTTACCCTAGTGAGCTCTTCCCAACGGATGTACGCGCCTCAGCTGTCGGTGTCACGACTGCAATCAGCCGAATTGGAGCATTTGTCGGAACATTCGCTGTTCCATTTGCCCTGACCAACATGGGAATCGGGACAACGATGTATATTGCCACTGGTCTCACGTTTCTCGGCCTGATCATTTGTGTTGCGTTTGCACCTGAAACAAAAAACACTACCCTTGGTGAATCTAGTGTAGTGAAGAATAGCCGTACAGGAGCTATAGCGTCGAGACACTCTTTGCAACAGACGGATATACTTGATTAA
- a CDS encoding glycine/sarcosine/betaine reductase component B subunit codes for MKLEVGNFFVKDVLFGSETSFQNGILTIDKEEALQVVRQDDHITDVDLVIAKPGDPIRIIPVKEAIEPRCKVSGGVMFPGALNKLAPAGSGRTHVLKGSCVLAVGKHWGGFQDGLIDMSGPGAERTMFSQLIHICLVADTDEEFERYEQQKRNKALRWAGMRLAEYIGQCVKNREPEEMEIYDLPAIDKRSAEVNQLPGVVYVLQLQSQMLENGYNALVYGWDTNHMVPTLIHPNELLDGAVISGSFMPCSSKISTYQHVNNATIKRLMKEHGKTINFLGVILTNLNVQLEEKNRSALFVRHIATTLGAKGAVVCEEGYGNPDADFIAVINELEDAGIRVVGITNECTGRDGRSQSLVDLSEKANAIVSTGNVSELLKLPPMEIVIGELEALARDGNSGGWEGCVKEDGSIEMENNGMFCSDGNTGEFIKTVVEL; via the coding sequence TTGAAATTAGAAGTTGGAAATTTTTTTGTCAAGGATGTCCTATTTGGTTCCGAAACATCGTTTCAAAATGGAATTTTGACAATTGATAAAGAAGAAGCTTTACAAGTCGTTCGTCAAGATGATCATATTACGGATGTGGATTTAGTAATTGCAAAACCAGGTGATCCTATCCGTATTATTCCGGTAAAAGAAGCGATCGAACCGCGGTGTAAAGTTTCGGGAGGAGTCATGTTCCCAGGTGCGCTAAATAAGCTTGCACCCGCTGGGTCCGGCCGTACACATGTGCTGAAAGGTAGTTGTGTATTGGCGGTCGGGAAACACTGGGGCGGATTTCAGGACGGACTGATTGATATGAGTGGCCCAGGTGCAGAGAGAACCATGTTTTCTCAACTCATTCACATCTGCTTGGTTGCAGATACAGATGAAGAGTTTGAAAGATACGAGCAGCAAAAGCGGAATAAAGCATTGCGCTGGGCTGGTATGAGGCTGGCCGAGTATATTGGTCAGTGTGTAAAAAACAGGGAACCGGAAGAAATGGAAATCTATGATCTTCCTGCAATCGATAAAAGAAGCGCGGAGGTGAATCAACTTCCGGGTGTGGTATATGTTTTGCAATTGCAGTCGCAAATGCTTGAAAACGGATACAATGCCTTGGTATATGGGTGGGATACAAATCATATGGTGCCGACGCTCATCCATCCGAACGAACTGCTGGATGGTGCGGTCATTTCGGGAAGCTTTATGCCTTGTTCGTCGAAAATTTCAACATATCAACATGTGAATAACGCCACCATTAAACGCTTAATGAAAGAACATGGGAAGACAATTAATTTTTTAGGTGTCATCTTGACGAACCTTAATGTTCAATTGGAAGAGAAGAATCGTTCCGCACTGTTTGTCAGACACATAGCAACTACTTTGGGGGCAAAGGGAGCCGTTGTTTGTGAAGAAGGGTATGGGAATCCGGATGCCGATTTTATTGCAGTGATCAATGAATTGGAAGATGCGGGAATTCGAGTTGTCGGCATTACGAATGAATGTACGGGCCGAGATGGACGCTCCCAATCATTGGTAGATCTTTCGGAAAAGGCAAATGCAATCGTATCAACTGGCAATGTTTCCGAATTATTAAAACTTCCGCCGATGGAGATCGTTATTGGTGAACTTGAAGCATTGGCACGGGACGGAAACTCAGGCGGCTGGGAAGGCTGTGTAAAAGAAGACGGATCTATTGAAATGGAGAATAATGGAATGTTCTGTTCCGACGGAAACACGGGTGAATTTATTAAAACCGTTGTTGAATTATAG
- a CDS encoding glycine/betaine/sarcosine/D-proline family reductase selenoprotein B produces the protein MKKAVHYINQFFGQIGGEEKADHLPEIRDGVVGPGMLLRSLLAPEIEVTHTVICGDNYFGSKKELAIGQILSFLSDIEFDYFIAGPAFLAGRYGFACAEICKAVQEKFGVSVVTSMHVENPAVEMFRKQLHIFSGGNSAAAMRKDVPVLANFLKKLAKREQIGAASTEGYFPRGIRLESFTEVPAADRVVDMLLKKLNGAAFVTEMPMPKIDVVPIAPPVDLSTATVAVVSSGGIVPAGNPDRIQSASATKWGKYSISNLDSLAAGEWQTIHAGFDPTLANENPNVIVPLDVLREFEREGRIGKLHDYIYCTVGTGTSQADAMRMGQEIAQQLHEANVSAIILTSTUGTCTRCGATITRELERSGFTIVQMCNLVPIAKTVGANRIVPTVSIPCPLGNPNLSKEDQWKLRKHRVAVALDALATEIDAATVFEVKI, from the coding sequence ATGAAAAAAGCTGTCCATTATATCAATCAATTTTTTGGGCAAATCGGGGGAGAGGAAAAGGCGGACCATCTTCCTGAAATACGGGATGGGGTTGTCGGGCCCGGGATGCTGCTAAGAAGCCTGCTTGCTCCCGAAATAGAAGTTACACATACAGTCATTTGTGGCGATAATTATTTCGGATCGAAGAAAGAACTGGCGATCGGGCAAATTTTAAGCTTTTTGTCTGATATAGAATTTGATTACTTTATTGCAGGTCCTGCTTTTCTCGCTGGTCGGTATGGATTTGCTTGCGCGGAAATTTGCAAAGCGGTGCAAGAGAAATTCGGTGTATCTGTCGTAACGAGCATGCATGTCGAAAACCCTGCCGTTGAAATGTTTCGTAAACAACTTCATATCTTCAGCGGCGGCAACAGCGCTGCTGCCATGAGAAAAGATGTGCCCGTGCTGGCAAATTTCTTGAAAAAGCTCGCAAAGAGAGAACAAATCGGGGCGGCAAGCACAGAAGGTTATTTTCCGCGTGGAATACGATTGGAGTCTTTTACAGAAGTACCGGCAGCGGACCGGGTAGTAGACATGCTTCTCAAAAAATTAAATGGAGCAGCGTTTGTGACGGAAATGCCCATGCCAAAGATAGATGTTGTTCCTATTGCACCGCCAGTTGACTTGAGTACGGCAACTGTGGCTGTTGTAAGTTCCGGAGGTATTGTTCCAGCAGGAAATCCCGATCGTATACAATCTGCTTCCGCGACCAAATGGGGAAAATATAGCATTTCTAACCTAGATTCATTGGCGGCAGGGGAATGGCAGACGATTCATGCCGGATTTGATCCCACACTTGCAAACGAAAACCCTAACGTTATTGTACCATTGGATGTTCTTCGTGAATTTGAGAGAGAAGGCAGAATAGGGAAGCTGCATGATTATATCTATTGCACTGTCGGGACCGGGACGAGTCAGGCAGATGCGATGCGGATGGGACAAGAGATTGCCCAACAGTTACACGAGGCCAATGTCTCCGCCATCATTTTAACATCCACCTGAGGAACTTGTACACGTTGCGGTGCAACGATAACGAGAGAGCTTGAGCGTAGTGGTTTTACGATTGTTCAAATGTGCAACTTGGTTCCGATTGCCAAAACAGTCGGTGCAAACCGTATTGTTCCGACAGTTTCCATTCCTTGCCCGCTAGGAAATCCGAATCTTTCCAAGGAGGACCAGTGGAAGCTGCGAAAACACCGTGTTGCCGTTGCTTTGGATGCTTTGGCTACAGAGATTGATGCAGCTACTGTATTTGAAGTGAAAATCTAG
- the trxB gene encoding thioredoxin-disulfide reductase, with protein sequence MSNNVYDVIIAGAGPAGMTAAVYASRANMKTLMIEKTTPGGQMVNTEDIENYPGYESILGPELSEKMFQHAKKFGSEYIRGHIREIKNDNPYKTVLVDEQEYKAKSVIVATGAEHRKLGVPGEIELSGRGVSYCAVCDGAFFEDLELVVVGGGDSAVEEAIFLTRFASKVTIVHRRDELRAQKIIQKRAMENEKIQFIWNSQVKEIRGDNMVSSVVIQDIITGEETDYSCHGVFIYVGMDPISDCVKRLGITNEHGYILTDDLMRTNVPGIFAAGDVREKTLRQVVTATGDGGLAAQSAQQYVEDLDERLREESRTQVEKKAV encoded by the coding sequence ATGTCAAACAATGTATATGACGTCATCATTGCCGGTGCCGGTCCTGCAGGAATGACAGCAGCTGTCTATGCATCGCGTGCGAACATGAAAACTCTGATGATCGAGAAAACCACTCCAGGCGGTCAAATGGTCAATACAGAGGATATCGAAAATTATCCGGGATATGAATCCATTTTAGGACCGGAGCTTTCGGAAAAAATGTTTCAGCATGCAAAGAAATTCGGTTCGGAATATATCCGGGGGCATATCAGGGAAATCAAGAATGATAATCCCTATAAAACAGTTCTTGTTGATGAGCAAGAATATAAGGCGAAATCGGTCATTGTTGCAACGGGTGCGGAACATCGGAAACTTGGAGTTCCCGGAGAGATTGAACTTTCCGGCCGCGGAGTATCGTACTGTGCCGTTTGTGACGGCGCTTTCTTCGAAGATTTGGAACTGGTGGTTGTCGGAGGCGGTGATTCTGCTGTCGAAGAGGCAATCTTCCTGACGCGCTTTGCCAGCAAAGTAACGATCGTTCATCGGCGTGACGAGTTGCGGGCGCAAAAAATCATTCAAAAACGGGCAATGGAGAATGAGAAAATTCAGTTTATCTGGAACAGCCAAGTGAAAGAAATCAGAGGGGACAACATGGTATCAAGTGTTGTAATTCAAGATATCATCACCGGGGAGGAGACAGACTATTCTTGCCATGGGGTGTTTATCTATGTGGGAATGGATCCGATCTCCGATTGTGTGAAACGGTTAGGAATCACGAATGAACATGGGTACATTCTCACAGATGATCTCATGCGGACAAATGTACCGGGAATATTTGCAGCAGGAGATGTACGTGAGAAAACATTGCGGCAGGTAGTCACTGCAACAGGGGACGGAGGTCTTGCAGCCCAATCGGCTCAGCAGTATGTTGAAGATTTGGATGAGAGACTCAGGGAGGAATCCCGAACTCAAGTTGAAAAAAAAGCAGTATAA
- the grdC gene encoding glycine/sarcosine/betaine reductase complex component C subunit beta: MITPVIKGTSSVIIHIPSLVRHGSKPEREIRKDPLLLEKIIDSLRSYEDAVSYPPNQTFIGNMRPDSLREIPRPWVQSPIQNAGRFSTNGEIMPEDEFYGWLKLSDEYNLVMLEECFLAKVKEKMAGHPLIEDGDLQRLGKGANRAEIEEAIAACKGIPLHVNKTEVIGCFLTGHEEDDNLTAEILLENLCNKASGLVAMRHALKSFDVSPEQIEYVIGCDEEAVGDRYQRGGGNMAKSIAELAGCVNASGSDLKSFCCAPTHAVVVAASLVQSGLYDEVLVVGGGCLAKLGMKLAGHLKHDMPILEDQLGAIAILIGKDDGKSPVIRLDAVGKHNISAGSSAQNIYQTLVVNPLEGIGKKILDIDKYSVEMHNPEVTEPNGNGDVPKTNYRTLASIAVIRGEMDKAKIPEFEISYGMPGFSPTQGHIAAAIPFLVHAREMIMNGEINNTMFIAKGSLFLGKMTKLSDGMSFLIEKNTGGLER, encoded by the coding sequence ATGATAACGCCGGTTATTAAAGGTACTTCGTCAGTCATCATTCATATTCCTAGCCTGGTACGCCATGGATCCAAACCAGAGAGAGAAATCAGGAAAGACCCTTTGCTTCTGGAAAAAATTATAGACAGTTTAAGAAGTTATGAGGATGCAGTTTCATATCCGCCCAATCAAACGTTTATCGGCAACATGAGACCTGATTCTTTACGGGAAATCCCAAGGCCTTGGGTTCAATCGCCCATTCAAAATGCCGGTCGTTTTAGCACAAACGGAGAAATCATGCCGGAAGACGAGTTTTACGGATGGTTGAAACTATCTGATGAATATAATCTTGTGATGCTTGAAGAATGCTTTCTGGCAAAAGTAAAAGAAAAAATGGCAGGACATCCTTTAATTGAAGATGGCGACTTGCAACGGCTTGGAAAAGGTGCGAATAGGGCTGAGATTGAAGAAGCCATTGCGGCCTGCAAAGGGATCCCTTTGCACGTAAATAAAACGGAAGTCATTGGATGTTTTTTAACCGGCCATGAAGAAGATGATAATTTAACAGCTGAAATTCTCTTGGAGAATTTGTGCAATAAGGCATCCGGCCTGGTTGCGATGCGGCATGCTTTAAAATCGTTTGATGTTTCGCCGGAGCAAATTGAGTATGTGATCGGGTGTGACGAAGAGGCTGTAGGTGACCGCTACCAACGGGGCGGCGGCAATATGGCGAAATCGATCGCAGAATTGGCCGGATGTGTCAATGCGAGCGGTTCCGACCTTAAATCCTTTTGCTGTGCGCCGACCCATGCGGTCGTTGTGGCTGCAAGCCTTGTTCAATCCGGCTTATATGATGAAGTGCTTGTCGTTGGCGGAGGGTGCTTGGCAAAGCTTGGAATGAAACTTGCCGGACATTTAAAACATGATATGCCGATTCTGGAGGATCAACTGGGCGCGATTGCCATTTTGATCGGGAAGGACGATGGAAAAAGCCCTGTGATCCGACTCGATGCGGTTGGGAAACACAATATTTCAGCTGGTTCATCCGCACAGAATATTTATCAGACACTCGTTGTAAACCCACTTGAGGGCATCGGCAAAAAAATACTGGATATTGATAAGTATTCGGTAGAAATGCACAATCCGGAAGTTACGGAACCAAACGGCAATGGGGATGTACCGAAGACCAATTATCGAACACTCGCAAGCATCGCTGTGATACGCGGGGAAATGGACAAAGCAAAGATCCCGGAATTCGAAATATCCTATGGAATGCCCGGATTCTCTCCCACGCAAGGGCATATTGCCGCAGCCATTCCTTTTCTTGTTCATGCCAGAGAGATGATCATGAATGGTGAAATCAACAACACCATGTTTATCGCAAAAGGTAGTTTATTCCTGGGGAAAATGACAAAATTATCGGATGGAATGTCATTTCTGATTGAAAAAAACACAGGAGGCCTGGAGAGATGA
- a CDS encoding thioredoxin family protein: MIEVNKENFTIEVLESEMPVLVDIWGPSCQPCLALLPQVESLSETYREKVKIVKLNSAQNRRLCIDLKVIGLPAFLLYKNGIEVSRLSSKDIAIQDIENVLAEQV; the protein is encoded by the coding sequence ATGATCGAGGTAAACAAAGAAAATTTCACAATAGAAGTTCTTGAATCCGAAATGCCCGTTTTGGTCGATATATGGGGACCTTCCTGTCAACCTTGTCTTGCTTTGCTGCCGCAAGTGGAAAGCCTTTCTGAAACCTATCGTGAAAAGGTAAAAATCGTGAAATTAAATAGTGCACAAAATCGCAGGCTTTGTATTGATTTAAAAGTAATAGGATTACCGGCCTTTCTGCTTTATAAGAATGGAATAGAAGTCAGTAGACTAAGCAGCAAAGACATTGCGATTCAAGATATTGAAAACGTGCTGGCTGAGCAAGTCTAA
- the grdA gene encoding glycine/sarcosine/betaine reductase complex selenoprotein A produces MSLQGKKVFILGERDGVPAPAIAECVQAANGEIIFFDTQCFVUTAAGAMDLEVQGRLMKAVEEHGKENILILLGSPDAESADIYAETVTLGDPTYAGPLAGVSLGLDVYHILEDEIKALIPEGVYQEQAGVAELSLDKDAICEIMKTARSKIK; encoded by the coding sequence ATGTCGCTACAAGGCAAGAAAGTTTTTATTCTCGGTGAGAGAGATGGCGTGCCTGCTCCCGCTATTGCTGAGTGTGTACAGGCAGCCAATGGAGAAATCATATTTTTTGATACCCAATGTTTTGTCTGAACGGCTGCCGGAGCAATGGACCTTGAGGTTCAAGGTCGCCTTATGAAAGCAGTGGAAGAGCATGGCAAAGAAAATATACTGATACTTTTAGGTTCTCCGGACGCCGAAAGTGCGGACATTTATGCTGAAACAGTCACGTTGGGGGATCCGACATACGCGGGACCGTTGGCCGGGGTTTCATTGGGCCTCGACGTCTATCACATTTTGGAGGACGAAATAAAGGCACTCATACCCGAAGGTGTATATCAAGAACAAGCAGGTGTTGCTGAATTATCTTTAGATAAGGATGCAATTTGTGAAATTATGAAAACTGCTCGTTCGAAAATAAAATAG
- a CDS encoding purine-cytosine permease family protein yields the protein MTVSAESTGHGRYRDRILQVEPYGVERVDASERHGTPFQLFTLWLGANLSIADFALGFLPVHLGLSWPMILGSIIIGNILGGVLLALAAVMGPTFGLPQLMIGRMSFGRIGGYLPALLNWISTVGWFTVNNILGVFGLQILFPRLSFIVGSIILILVQGFLAIYGHNLIHSFERIMAVVLGILFLIASFLTGSQIAAVSYAGTTPHPLAMAVIVAGAAFSYIASWAPYASDYSRYLPEHTSMAKGFVWAFLGSVAASLWLEILGAVTAGIAGPHGGNAIHALANVTGRWAIPMVIAIILGGVAANALNLYSNALSAGALDLRMSRTGLTVVAMVVGLFLSLAGAGRFESFYENFLLLLGYWVTPWIAILIVDFFIFRHRSVVRIEKGTVPNSVGSGVGAFLLGILVSIPFMSSTLYTGPVAKLLNGADLSFYVGFLAAGILYFIFRRNSMARA from the coding sequence ATGACAGTTTCCGCAGAATCAACGGGTCATGGCCGTTACAGGGATCGAATCTTGCAAGTGGAACCGTATGGCGTCGAAAGAGTCGATGCATCGGAACGTCATGGCACACCGTTTCAACTCTTTACATTGTGGCTCGGGGCCAATTTGTCCATTGCGGATTTTGCGCTTGGATTTCTTCCGGTACATTTGGGATTGTCTTGGCCAATGATACTGGGAAGTATCATAATAGGGAACATACTGGGAGGAGTATTGCTTGCTTTGGCGGCTGTCATGGGACCGACGTTTGGTCTTCCGCAATTGATGATCGGCCGGATGTCCTTTGGGAGAATCGGCGGATATCTACCTGCCTTGTTGAACTGGATCAGTACGGTTGGCTGGTTTACGGTCAATAATATTTTAGGTGTATTCGGTTTGCAGATCCTGTTTCCGCGCCTTTCATTTATCGTAGGCAGCATCATCCTGATTCTCGTGCAAGGATTTTTGGCGATTTATGGACATAATCTGATTCATTCTTTTGAACGCATCATGGCTGTTGTGCTTGGCATTCTCTTTTTGATCGCTTCATTTCTCACAGGTTCGCAAATCGCTGCTGTTTCCTATGCCGGAACTACCCCTCATCCACTGGCAATGGCAGTCATTGTTGCGGGAGCAGCGTTTTCCTATATTGCGAGTTGGGCGCCGTATGCGTCCGATTATAGTCGCTATCTTCCGGAACATACGTCAATGGCAAAAGGGTTTGTGTGGGCGTTTCTGGGATCTGTCGCAGCTTCCTTATGGCTTGAGATTTTAGGGGCTGTTACTGCTGGTATCGCCGGTCCCCATGGCGGGAATGCGATCCATGCATTGGCCAATGTCACGGGAAGATGGGCGATACCGATGGTGATTGCGATAATTCTTGGCGGAGTAGCGGCGAATGCACTGAATTTATATTCCAATGCGTTGTCGGCGGGAGCCCTTGATCTTCGAATGAGTCGTACTGGTTTAACGGTTGTGGCGATGGTCGTGGGGCTTTTTTTAAGTCTTGCAGGCGCGGGGAGATTTGAAAGTTTTTACGAAAATTTCTTGCTGTTGCTTGGGTATTGGGTGACGCCGTGGATTGCAATACTCATTGTAGACTTCTTTATATTTCGACATCGATCCGTTGTTCGTATTGAAAAAGGAACCGTTCCAAATTCCGTGGGAAGTGGAGTGGGTGCTTTTTTGCTTGGCATACTTGTGTCGATCCCGTTTATGAGCAGTACACTTTATACAGGCCCGGTTGCCAAGCTGCTAAATGGCGCCGATCTCAGTTTTTATGTGGGATTTCTGGCTGCCGGCATCCTGTATTTCATATTTCGGCGAAATTCTATGGCAAGAGCTTAA